A section of the Hevea brasiliensis isolate MT/VB/25A 57/8 chromosome 17, ASM3005281v1, whole genome shotgun sequence genome encodes:
- the LOC110662464 gene encoding gibberellin 20-oxidase-like protein — protein MPESQQACIHLPVFDISQPLSPSSLSSLSLACKEWGFFHIINHGVSKNLYKKLYSLSNHLFSLPCESKIKVGPSSSLKSYTPHFIASPFFESLRVSGPDFHGSAQSSAELLFDHPNLEFSETLKEYGNKMSELSKRIVKAVLMSLGEDFDTNFYESDFSNCHGYMRINNYTAPESVEQEKGVEGLGMHTDMSCVTIVCQDEIGGLQVRSKEGKWMDINPCEDTLVVNIGDLMHAWSNGKLRSSEHRVVLKRYVNRFSLAFFWCFEDEKVILAPNEVVGEGNFMMYKPFVCRDYLKFRESCEKGKFDTVGFTVKDFAGNGG, from the exons ATGCCTGAATCCCAGCAGGCTTGTATACATCTTCCTGTGTTTGACATTTCTCAGCCTTTAAGTCCATCATCGCTCTCCTCCCTTTCTTTAGCTTGCAAAGAATGGGGTTTCTTCCATATAATCAACCATGGAGTTTCCAAAAATCTTTACAAGAAACTTTATTCCCTCTCCAATCATCTCTTCAGCCTCCCTTGTGAGTCCAAGATCAAGGTTGGCCCCTCGTCCTCTCTCAAATCTTACACCCCTCATTTCATTGCATCTCCTTTCTTtgaaagtctcagagtttctggACCTGACTTCCATGGTTCTGCACAAAGTTCCGCAGAACTTCTCTTCGATCATCCAAACCTTGAATTCAG TGAAACACTGAAAGAATATGGCAACAAGATGTCTGAACTATCAAAAAGAATAGTTAAGGCAGTGCTAATGAGCTTGGGGGAAGATTTCGATACCAACTTTTATGAATCTGATTTTAGCAACTGCCATGGATACATGAGAATAAACAATTATACAGCACCAGAGAGCGTGGAACAAGAAAAAGGAGTTGAAGGGCTTGGAATGCACACTGATATGAGCTGCGTGACAATTGTCTGTCAGGATGAGATTGGAGGGCTTCAGGTGAGATCTAAGGAAGGGAAATGGATGGACATAAACCCATGTGAAGATACTTTGGTTGTGAACATTGGGGATTTAATGCATGCTTGGAGCAATGGCAAGTTGAGGTCATCTGAGCACCGAGTTGTTCTAAAACGATACGTTAATCGATTTTCTTTGGCCTTCTTTTGGTGCTTTGAGGACGAGAAAGTTATTTTAGCACCTAATGAAGTGGTTGGAGAAGGAAATTTCATGATGTACAAGCCATTTGTTTGCAGGGATTATTTGAAATTCAGAGAAAGCTGTGAGAAAGGCAAGTTTGATACGGTTGGGTTCACGGTCAAAGATTTTGCAGGAAATGGGGGATAA
- the LOC110662465 gene encoding protein DYAD — KGNNKAPTPPQKIHIWADNCCRYLHQLVPFFPDHLIPIKLFLSVLALVFSSFSHSMSLPSESLLQPQSPSHQCSFMLEDPTEHIKVGSFYELAHSKLPPKFPDQLNSIRVVMVNEKTRMRVSLRFPSIYSLRAYFRETNCTKPDVKKLPALDEKYIIGSEVAAEALYRRIPPHEITAKRDSWHFWAVPSIAAEKVSSAPSNSKPTSTVVSKKGSLWSELKGTGMLKWGQRRQVRYLARHVEDKRKMIFSTNVPAKEEEEAGEEEEEEENAEEVASDEDEEEKASDDEKEDDVKAGKSQDTKTNSKRKHHGSICNTQNNNKRPKREKNNQIVACKQKKNKVLKNSIDRWSAERYKLAEVNMLKIMKEQGAVFGKPILRPELRAQARKLIGDTGLLDHLLKHMAGKVAPGGEERFRRRHNAEGAMEYWLEKADLVDIRREAGVQDPYWTPPPGWKPGDHPSQDPICAREIRDLKEEIVKLKRDMEERLSKKHEEELVIVTPIPSVTSHNMENENLLTPLKEMYIDLVNKKAKIEGQLMEISQSLCGMEEQMGKLKTAVEEANRTESSERPALMGLPESTSPTGTQRERKEAVMQQKKEATVSRELRQEHSVAGSNKTPPTAKSPAPTEDKAAKIERLKSGFRICKPQGTFLWPNMVISSPQVVVQLEDLFAVPTPPSVSSTSATQSHLPAPPSQHHGPIPTSTLKPLAEKRPVTVALSTAVTRPIHSPGSTQYENSSISTTSAASTTTSTITSLLNLNEPPSNIQNDNGLSGSQSHVQTSNFPVTYQRRGHHAVTAIATMPCLEPAKKEMNQWEEGNDEQEKKMMRYCEQQQQGCCSASSTSPCLSVEVGAWLALATSNQPSDNKSTRG, encoded by the exons AAAGGCAACAACAAAGCCCCGACGCCGCCGCAAAAGATACATATTTGGGCGGACAACTGCTGCCGATATCTTCACCAATTGGTACCTTTTTTCCCTGATCACCTGATTCCAATCAAACTTTTCTTGTCCGTTCTTGCTCTCGTCTTCAGTTCATTTTCTCACAGCATGTCCCTGCCATCAGAGTctcttcttcaacctcaaagcCCATCCCATCAGTGTAGTTTCATGCTTGAAGATCCTACAGAGCATATTAAAGTGGGTTCCTTCTACGAACTTGCTCATTCCAAGCTTCCTCCTAAATTCCCAGATCAACTAAACTCAATCCGGGTAGTCATG GTGAACGAGAAGACTAGAATGAGGGTGTCACTTAGATTTCCAAGCATCTACTCTCTCCGGGCCTACTTCCGTGAGACAAACTGTACTAAGCCGGATGTAAAGAAGCTGCCGGCACTGGACGAGAAGTACATTATAGGATCGGAGGTAGCAGCAGAAGCTCTTTATCGGCGAATTCCTCCTCATGAAATCACCGCGAAGAGAGATTCGTGGCATTTCTGGGCTGTTCCTTCGATTGCTGCCGAGAAAGTTTCAAGCGCACCCTCTAATTCTAAGCCTACAAGTACTGTTGTTTCGAAGAAGGGTTCTCTTTGGTCTGAGCTCAAGGGCACCGGGATGCTCAAGTGGGGCCAGCGCCGGCAGGTCAGATACTTGGCTCGGCATGTCGAAGATAAGCGTAAAATGATTTTTTCGACTAACGTTCCggccaaagaagaagaagaggcaggagaagaagaagaagaagaagagaacgcAGAAGAGGTCGCAAGTGACGAGGATGAAGAAGAGAAAGCAAGTGATGACGAGAAAGAAGATGATGTGAAGGCTGGTAAATCACAGGACACCAAGACGAATAGCAAGAGAAAGCATCATGGGTCCATCTGCAACACCCAGAATAATAACAAAAGGCCAAAACGTGAAAAGAACAATCAAATTGTAGCTTGCAAGCAGAAGAAAAACAAAGTCCTCAAAAACTCCATTGACAGATGGTCAGCTGAGAG GTATAAGTTAGCTGAGGTGAACATGTTAAAGATAATGAAAGAGCAAGGTGCAGTGTTTGGGAAACCAATTCTAAGGCCAGAATTGAGAGCTCAGGCAAGGAAGCTAATTGGGGATACAGGTCTGCTGGACCATTTACTGAAACATATGGCAGGGAAGGTGGCGCCAGGTGGTGAAGAGAGGTTTAGGAGGCGGCACAATGCAGAAGGGGCAATGGAGTATTGGCTGGAGAAAGCTGATTTGGTTGATATAAGAAGGGAGGCTGGGGTGCAAGATCCTTATTGGACTCCACCACCTGGGTGGAAGCCTGGTGATCATCCTTCTCAGGACCCTATTTGTGCGAGGGAGATCAGGGATCTCAAGGAAGAGATTGTTAAATTGAAAAG GGACATGGAGGAGCGGTTATCCAAGAAGCATGAGGAAGAACTAGTTATTGTGACCCCGATTCCTTCTGTTACTAGTCACAACATGGAGAATGAGAACTTATTAACTCCACTGAAG GAAATGTATATTGATTTGGTGAATAAGAAGGCTAAGATTGAGGGACAATTGATGGAAATTTCACAATCCTTGTGTGGGATGGAG GAACAAATGGGGAAGCTAAAAACAGCCGTGGAGGAAGCAAACAGAACAGAATCATCTGAAAGACCAGCATTAATGGGATTACCAGAATCAACATCACCAACAGGCactcagagagaaagaaaagaagcggTAATGCAACAAAAGAAAGAAGCAACTGTATCAAGGGAATTAAGACAAGAGCATAGTGTGGCAGGAAGCAATAAAACCCCACCAACAGCAAAATCACCAGCGCCAACAGAGGACAAAGCAGCAAAAATAGAAAGGCTGAAGAGTGGGTTCCGGATATGCAAGCCCCAGGGGACTTTCCTGTGGCCAAACATGGTGATCTCATCTCCTCAGGTCGTGGTCCAGCTTGAAGACCTCTTTGCTGTCCCCACACCTCCCTCTGTCTCTTCCACATCAGCAACACAATCCCACCTCCCTGCTCCTCCTTCTCAACACCATGGTCCCATCCCTACTTCCACTCTGAAGCCATTAGCTGAAAAAAGACCTGTCACAGTTGCTCTATCCACAGCTGTCACCAGACCAATTCATTCTCCTGGCAGCACTCAGTATGAGAATAGCAGCATTAGTACTACATCTGCTGCTAGCACTACTACTAGCACCATAACCTCCCTGCTCAACCTCAATGAGCCTCCTAGCAATATTCAAAATGACAATGGACTTAGTGGGTCACAGTCTCATGTTCAGACCTCCAACTTTCCTGTCACCTACCAAAGACGAGGCCATCATGCTGTGACAGCCATTGCTACCATGCCATGT TTGGAACCTGCAAAGAAAGAGATGAACCAATGGGAGGAAGGTAATGatgaacaagaaaagaaaatgatgaGGTACTGTGAACAGCAGCAACAGGGATGCTGCTCCGCCTCTTCCACATCTCCGTGCTTGTCAGTGGAAGTAGGAGCGTGGTTGGCTCTTGCTACTTCTAACCAGCCCTCGGATAATAAATCTACAAGGGGTTAA
- the LOC110662481 gene encoding uncharacterized protein LOC110662481: MGLRVNFWSQTSLLIPKRLLLPSHPLPRSSSSLHTYSLPAHRKPLVRAIASSTEALAPAKMVKAIRVHELGGPEALKWEDVEIGEPGEGEIRVKNKAIGVNFIDVYFRKGVYKAQSMPFTPGMEAVGEVIAVGPGLTGRNIGDIVAYAGNPMGSYAEEQILPAKKVVPVPSSISPVIAASVMLKGMTTQFLVRRCFKVEPGHTILVHAAAGGVGSLLCQWAHALGATVIGTVSSKEKAAQAKDDGCHHVINYKEEDFVLRVNEITSGRGVNVVYDSVGKDTFQGSLACLKTRGYMVSFGQSSGTPDPLPLSALAPKALFLTRPSLMLYTETRDELLETAGEVFANIASGVLRVRVNHTYPLSEAAQAHADLESRKTSGSIVLIP, translated from the exons ATGGGCTTAAGAGTGAATTTCTGGAGCCAGACCTCACTCTTGATACCTAAACGACTGCTTCTTCCATCTCATCCTCTTCCCAGGTCATCATCTTCTCTTCACACTTACAGTTTACCAGCCCACAGAAAACCACTCGTGAGAGCAATTGCCAGTTCCACAGAAGCATTAGCGCCAGCGAAAATGGTCAAAGCTATTAGGGTTCATGAGCTTGGTGGACCtgag GCCTTGAAGTGGGAAGATGTGGAGATAGGAGAGCCAGGTGAGGGTGAGATACGTGTGAAAAACAAAGCCATTGGGGTTAACTTCATTGATGTGTATTTCAGAAAAGGAGTATATAAGGCTCAATCAATGCCATTCACCCcag GTATGGAGGCTGTTGGAGAAGTGATAGCTGTGGGCCCTGGACTTACTGGTAGGAACATTGGAGATATTGTAGCCTATGCTGGCAATCCTATGGGCTCATATGCTGAAGAGCAGATCCTTCCTGCAAAAAAGGTTGTGCCCGTTCCTTCCTCCATCAGTCCTGTTATTGCAGCATCTGTTATGCTTAAGGGAATGACTACTCAGTTCCTAGTCCGCCGTTGCTTCAAG GTTGAACCTGGGCATACCATCCTTGTTCATGCTGCAGCTGGTGGAGTTGGCTCTCTCTTATGCCAGTGGGCACATGCCCTGGGTGCCACTGTCATTGGAACCGTCTCATCCAAGGAGAAGGCGGCACAAGCCAAGGATGATGGATGTCACCATGTAATAAACTATAAAGAAGAAGATTTTGTTCTCCGTGTCAATGAGATCACATCAGGCAGGGGTGTCAATGTTGTCTATGATTCTGTGGGGAAAGACACCTTTCAG GGATCACTGGCATGCCTGAAGACTCGTGGGTACATGGTGAGTTTTGGGCAGTCATCAGGTACACCAGATCCACTTCCATTGTCAGCGCTTGCACCAAAAGCACTGTTCTTGACAAGGCCTTCCCTCATGCTCTACACTGAAACTCGAGATGAGCTGCTGGAAACTGCTGGAGAGGTATTTGCCAACATTGCTTCAGGTGTATTGCGAGTTCGAGTAAACCATACATACCCTTTGTCTGAGGCAGCACAAGCACATGCGGACCTCGAGAGTCGGAAAACATCTGGGTCAATTGTATTGATACCATGA